The genomic window TGTTTGGCTCCTGGGCTTCCCATGTCCTTGgttggttcaatgttgggtcaGGTCAGAACTTTGGCGAGTGGGAAAATTATCTCCAGCCTTGTTCGACATTTGGAGCCGCGAAGACCACACCTCACCCGAGCACCTCCTTTGACTGCGGCCCATCTACCCTCTCCGCCGTCATCCTATTTGATACCCAGGCCATCTCCCGCCGCGCCTCATCtttttcctcctcttcctcgacgaACGACTGTACGTCTTGTACGCCTTGGAATTACGAATCATCTCGCCTCTTGCCTCTCGCCAGAAACCCGGAGCGCGTCTGATTGATCGAACAACTCCTCGTCGATAGAATGGCTGCTGTGAGTTTGCTTTGTCCAAACGTCCTCGTTTGCTCCTTCCTGCTGGCGCACCGCCAATTCCACCCTGGCGTAGATCGGGCAGCTGGCAGAAGCTGGCAGAAGCTGGCAAACACCTGTCAAGCCTGACTGTACCGTTTAGTGCATGGCTTTGTATTTTGCGTTTCACCACTCTCATCTTCGAACCATCCCCCGTCTCCTTTCTCTTTCccgtcatcgtcaccaccGACGCAGCGCAAGACCCCAAACCCTTGGATTCTCCCGCTGCCATCACACAACCATCCCCACGTGCCTCCCATGGCTGCTAGATTCACCACTGCTAGGACTGCTCCTCTAGGAGCAAGGACGTCTGCTCCACGAACCTTGACTAACGGGTTCCAGTCACGACCCTACAACAGCCAGGGCTATCTGCaaaacggcggcagcagcttgcCACCCGGCGCCGCCCCCCTCCTACCGAACCAAGGAAGAGTTATTCAGACAGGCCCTATTCGAGTTCTTTGCATTGCTGATGTTCGAGGTGAGCACTTGCATCAGCCCCGGGAGCTGGTACGGCGGCCACAATGGACTTGGACTTATCTTTTGCGCTATAGGAAATCTGAGATCCTTGAACGAACTCGCAAAGCAGGCTCGCGCCGATCACATCATCCACACGGGTGATTTCGGTTTTTATGACGACACGTCGCTAGAACGTATTGCCGAAAAGACCCTCAAGCATGTCGCTCAATATTCTCCCCTGATCCCCGATCCTGTTAAGAAGGCAATCCAACAAGGCGGAAATGGGCCTGTCAAGACCCGGTTCCCACCCAGCGACCTCCCGCTTTCCGAGCTTCCCCTTCTGCTCAGCGGAGAGGTGAAGCTAGATGTCCCCGTCTATACCGTTTGGGGTGCTTGCGAAGACGTTCGAGTGTTGGAAAAGTTTCGGTCCTCCGAGTACAAGGTTCCCAACTTACATATCATTGATGAAGCTCGCTCCATGCTTCTCGAGATCGGTGGTGTCAAGCTCAGACTGCTGGGTCTTGGTGGTGCTGTTGTCATGCACAAGTTATTTGACAACGGTGAAGGCCGAACCACCATTGCCGGTGGCCAAGGCACTATGTGGACGACGCTGTTACAGATGGGAGAGCTTGTTGATACGGCACATCGAGTCTACGATCCTACCGAAACCCGAATTTTTATCACGCATGCCTCCCCTGCCAGAGAGGGCATATTGAATCAGCTCTCTGTTGCTCTGAAGGCCGATTTTTCCGTTTCCGCTGGACTGCACTTCCGATATGGAAGCTCGTACAACGAATTCAGCGTAAATCCAACTTTGGATCACTACCGCGGAAAACTGGCTGCATCCAAGGCCTCCTTCAACGATGTCTGGGAGACTGTGAAAGGTGAGGTCGAGCCAGCCATTGCGCAGAATGAAGCGCAGCAGAATCTGCTCAAGAACGCGCTACAAATTGTCGAAAAGATGCCCACTACTGCCGCCGGTGGTAATCCTTTTGGCGGTCCGGTGACCGGTCAGGCTGCTTTGGGCCAGGTTGATGAGAGTGCCTTCAAGAATATGTGGAATTTCAACCTTGCTGATGCTGCATTTGGCTATCTAGTCTTGGAAATTCAGGATGGACGCATTGGAACGGAAATGCGCGCCCAGGGCTTCAACTTTTCCCATCGTGGTGCCAAGCAGCAGCCAGGAGCTGCTCCCCCTACTACTGCTGCCAGCGCTCCGCCCCCCTCTGTCTCTACTGCTGCTCCTACTGTTAGcactcctgctcctcctgtTGCTGCTGCACAACCCGCGGCCCCAGCCAGTAgacagccatcatcaacacagCAGCCAAGGAGTGCTTCGGCAACCACTCCGGCGCCTGGCCCAGCCAAGCCTGCCACTCCTCAGCCCAGCCAGACATCTAACAAGTCTGGCGGCAGCAAGGACAATGAAAAGACTTCAGCCGCCCCAAATGGATCTGCCAACGGCCCCGAGCCCACTTCCTCTCCCGCTCCCAAGACTCTTGCTTCTGACATCATTGGCCTATTCATCATGAACGTGAGCAGCGAGGACCAGTGCCGCGACCTATTTGACGAGGCCGATAAGGGCAAGATTGTCAAGATTGAGAAATGGGGCAACCAGAACAAGGTTGTCCAATTCAAGACTACCGAAGACCGagatgctgccatggctcgaTTGCCTGAGGAGATCAAGACACGCACTCAAGAAGACCGGACCCGGCCCCTTGTAAAGATCTTCCAACACAGAGAAGGGAAGACGTTTAGTAACCGCGGTGGCGCCGGAACCTGGGGCGCCAATGCGCGTGGAGGCGCTACAGCCAGCGGATATCGAAGCGCAGGCGGCAACAGCGACTCGGAGAGCAACCGACGCGGCGGACGAGGTGGCCGGGGCGGACGGGGAAGTGATCGAGGACGTGGTGGACGTGGTCGCGGTGGCATGAAGGGCGAAGGTGGTGCCTCATCCCCAGCGGCGACCCCGTCAACGCCAGCGGAATGAGGAAGTGATGGCTAGTTGCCACTTGTTTCTCTCATGATTCATTGAATATCCTCACCGTTTTTTCGACATTTCCCACTCACGTATGGAAACCGAGGCATAGTTCTTGGCATCAATTTTCTTGTCGTATTTGATTCTAGCTCTGGAGCAAGGTTGGAGGGAGGAGAGGAAAAAGAGCCGCGTCTCGCAAGGGTCCGCCGTTTTGGGCTGCGTTTCTGTGTACGTGTACCTAATGAGATATTGAGCCTACCGGGGCTTCGCATTCGCGGACTTGGCCCCTATTTTCTACTTTTTAATTTGATTTGTATGGAGTTTATTTGTTCGCATCTTGTTGTTTACATTTTGTTCTTTGCTTTGGGCATTACGATGCTTGCTTGTGTTGCACTGAGCTGTTGAGTGTGGCAAAAAGGTGACCTGAAGTGAGAGTCTTGTTTGACCAAAGGTGACTGATTATGATGATACCAATTGCTTGTGCTGTGCTGACGGATGACGGGATGAAGAttctttttccctttccttttctttttttttatagtttgACTGGTGGTCGCCGTACCTTTGTAGTTTAATACACTATTATACAGCAAAATTAATCATACACGTAGCTGATTCGATATTACAACGGCTTGATCCCCTTGTGAATGGCCGCAATGCCACCGGTCAAGTTTTCATAGCCATCGCCCGACACGGCAAACCCGGCATCAACAATCATGTCCCTAAAAGCCTCCTGGCTGGGAAATCTGTCAATGCTCTCCACCAAATACTGATAGCTGTCTCTGTCAGCGGCGACTAGCTGGCCAATCAAGGGGATGGCACTGAACGACCACCGTTTATAGATGGCATTCAGGAGAGGATACTTGTCCACCTTTGAGAATTCCAGACAGGCAAAGACACCGCCTGGTTTGAGGACCCTATGGGCTTCCCTCAGTGCAGCGGGGATGTTGGAGAAGTTCCGGATGCCGAAGGAGACGGTGTACAGGTCGAGAGAGTTGTCTTTGATTTGGGCCGGGAGCACCTCGGCGTTGGCCTCGAGGAAGGAGAGGTTGGACTGGTAGGAGGCGGGGAGGTCGAGGGAGCGCTGCTTGCCGACGGCCAGCATGTCCGGGTTGATGTCGGATATGGTGATGTGGATGTTTGGGTTTGCGTTGTCGACGTGTGCGTGTTGGAGCATGCGGAAGGCGATGTCGCCCGTGCCGCCGGCTACGTCGAGCATTCTCTGGGGCTTGCCGAGGGGTGTGGTTGCTCCCGGGTTGAGGGAGGAGACGAAATGGTCCCTTTGGAGGCGTGTGTCAGTCAGTATTGGTGTGGGAGGCAATGGCGATCTTGGAGGAACATACTTCCATAGCCTGTGAATGCCCAGGGACATGAAGTCGTTCATCTTGTCGTACGACTCGGCGACGCTGGAAAAGACGCCTGCGACGCGATCTTGTTTCTCGCTCTCCGTCACCGTCTCGTAGCCAAAGTGTGTTTCGCGATGTGCCGTTGGAGTTCGTTGCTGCTCCCGGCGCAAGTGGGTTGTGCAAAAAGGGCGGGAGGCTGTGCGGTTGAGACATCTTGATGGTCGGAAGGAACTGATTGTACAGCTCCGCAGAGCTCGGGGTGCCACCATCTTTATAGGGTATCGCAATTGGCGGTGCTTGGGTGGTAAGAGGCGGAGTGTGGTCGTGAGAATGAATATAGGGTCGTATGAGGTTCGTTGGCCgtagtatgtactccgtagtagtatGGAAATTTGCGACATGGGAGGACCAGGGTGGAGCTCGAGCCACAGTTGTGATGTGATGTCTTGTGGCGTTGGTGGGTGAGTTGCAGATGCGCAGAATCATGTGCGTTGGTAGAATAAccaaggggaaaaaaaagaaggaaaattaagaaggcaaagaaaaaaaaaagagaagaaatcTAGGGAATAGAcgtagtttttttttttgggtgaATTGTTGTCGTCTACGAAGACGTGGCGGCGGTTGAGTCTTCAGCAGCCTGCTCGGTATCGGTAAGCCTGCGTTTGTAGGCAAGCAGGGCGCTGACATACTTGTTGATTTGGGATTTGAAAAACCagaagacgaggccgacCAGGGACATAATtccgaggatgaggagcgcGAGACTGCTTCCGGGGGTCATCATGTCGGCGTGATCTGGCTTTGTAACTGCAACCTGATTCCcggtgttgtatgtatggcTTTGCGATATGGCTGGTTGCTACAATCTGCACATGCAGCAGATATGGATGAAGGGGGTTGCAGGTGAAGACACTCGGATTTACACGACATGCACTTCAAGGCAGAAAATTGACATGAATTCGATATTCATTGTTTACAAACCGTACGGATCTGTGCAACCGCCAACAGaagctgccagctgccacaGTCGCGGCTCTGTACGTACTCGCAGTCTGAGCTGTGAATAGCAAACTTATGGAGTGCAACGCGTAGCACAAATGTCCGTGGGACGAATGCCAGCCTCCAATTGGCGTAATAGGATGTCAATATAGCCGATGGCTCTTGGCTGCCGAGTTTCAAGCGGATCAATTTATGTACAGAGCAATCGGCTGGGGTAATTTTTTCTTGAACTCCCGGGGTTTTCTTGCCCCATCCCATATCAATCCGGGGTTTGGGTACTGGATAGACCCGACCGAGGTGGCGGGTTCTGTCGGCTCAAagcgtcatcgccgccgcaggccgtcgacaaccattcaatgttgtcgcaGTCTGTAGACTTTCTCCGCGCCAACTGGGCCGAAAACACGATTGACATTCTTTACCCGTCTTT from Metarhizium brunneum chromosome 2, complete sequence includes these protein-coding regions:
- the coq5 gene encoding 2-methoxy-6-polyprenyl-1,4-benzoquinol methylase, whose protein sequence is MVAPRALRSCTISSFRPSRCLNRTASRPFCTTHLRREQQRTPTAHRETHFGYETVTESEKQDRVAGVFSSVAESYDKMNDFMSLGIHRLWKDHFVSSLNPGATTPLGKPQRMLDVAGGTGDIAFRMLQHAHVDNANPNIHITISDINPDMLAVGKQRSLDLPASYQSNLSFLEANAEVLPAQIKDNSLDLYTVSFGIRNFSNIPAALREAHRVLKPGGVFACLEFSKVDKYPLLNAIYKRWSFSAIPLIGQLVAADRDSYQYLVESIDRFPSQEAFRDMIVDAGFAVSGDGYENLTGGIAAIHKGIKPL